Proteins co-encoded in one Prevotella sp. E13-27 genomic window:
- a CDS encoding AAA family ATPase yields MLTKETTWMVRTLENKGHILLTSPRRMGKTQLIRHVFEQPTIKDNYYTFYTDIYPTTSLHELVLFLSKEIYSVLVPKGKVVLNKFLDGLHSMAGNFGYDPVTNTPTFNIKLGDIHSPELTLEEIFSYLEQADKPCIFAIDEFQQIANYPEKNVEATLRTHIQKMNNCLFIYAGSNRHILENMFNSAAKPFYNSAEQIYLDCIPKEVYTDFAEEQFKKASRRITHEAVSLAYDLFAGHTYYVHNILHNAFAYTDSEETIDETIINKTLSDILEEKGHSFANVMNQLNMQQKETLIAIAKEGIASGVTSVAFVKKHALKSPSSVQYAINVLLDKQILTYQNEKRTKKYSVSDRFMEMWIRRTY; encoded by the coding sequence ATGCTTACGAAAGAAACAACATGGATGGTGCGTACACTTGAAAACAAGGGGCACATTCTCTTGACATCCCCCAGAAGAATGGGTAAGACACAGCTGATACGCCACGTGTTCGAGCAGCCTACCATCAAAGACAACTACTACACCTTCTACACGGACATCTATCCCACCACCAGCCTGCATGAGTTGGTATTGTTCCTCAGCAAAGAGATATATTCTGTGTTGGTGCCCAAAGGAAAAGTCGTACTCAACAAATTCCTGGATGGTCTTCACTCTATGGCAGGGAACTTTGGCTACGACCCTGTCACGAATACTCCAACCTTCAACATTAAGCTGGGGGACATTCATTCTCCAGAGCTGACCTTGGAAGAGATATTCAGCTATTTGGAACAGGCAGACAAGCCTTGTATCTTCGCCATAGATGAGTTCCAGCAGATTGCTAACTATCCGGAGAAAAACGTGGAAGCAACGCTCCGCACCCATATTCAGAAGATGAACAACTGCCTTTTCATCTATGCAGGAAGCAACCGCCATATTCTTGAGAACATGTTTAACTCTGCAGCAAAGCCCTTTTATAATAGTGCCGAGCAGATTTACTTGGACTGTATCCCTAAAGAGGTATATACAGATTTTGCAGAAGAGCAATTCAAGAAAGCCTCACGCAGAATAACACATGAAGCTGTATCTTTGGCATATGACCTTTTTGCAGGACATACGTATTACGTTCATAACATTCTACACAATGCGTTTGCATATACAGACTCTGAAGAGACTATCGACGAAACAATTATCAACAAGACGCTGAGTGATATTTTGGAAGAGAAAGGACATTCTTTTGCCAACGTGATGAACCAGCTCAACATGCAGCAGAAAGAGACGTTGATAGCAATTGCCAAAGAAGGCATTGCCAGCGGTGTCACATCGGTAGCCTTCGTCAAGAAGCACGCGCTCAAATCGCCCAGTTCTGTGCAGTATGCTATAAACGTTCTCCTTGACAAACAGATACTGACCTACCAGAACGAGAAACGCACAAAGAAGTATAGTGTTTCTGATCGTTTTATGGAAATGTGGATCCGCAGGACGTATTAA
- the tnpB gene encoding IS66 family insertion sequence element accessory protein TnpB (TnpB, as the term is used for proteins encoded by IS66 family insertion elements, is considered an accessory protein, since TnpC, encoded by a neighboring gene, is a DDE family transposase.), which produces MRYYLCPGRTDMRKGISSLCGVVHEKMRSDVRNGDVFIFIGSSRKLMKLLHAEDGGMVMYVKRLEAGRFKLPEYDENTRSYQMEWRDLVVMVEGIQESPDQRLRRLRAQRREYVV; this is translated from the coding sequence ATGCGCTACTATCTGTGCCCGGGAAGAACTGATATGCGTAAAGGCATCAGCTCTCTCTGCGGTGTTGTGCATGAGAAGATGAGAAGTGACGTGCGTAATGGTGACGTATTCATCTTCATCGGCTCAAGTCGTAAGCTGATGAAGTTGCTCCATGCAGAGGATGGCGGTATGGTAATGTACGTCAAGCGTTTGGAGGCAGGGCGCTTCAAGCTGCCTGAGTATGATGAGAATACTCGGAGTTATCAGATGGAGTGGCGCGATCTTGTAGTAATGGTGGAGGGCATACAGGAGTCTCCTGACCAGCGACTCAGGCGCCTTCGCGCACAACGGAGGGAGTATGTGGTATAG
- the tnpC gene encoding IS66 family transposase produces the protein MEEREEMYMKTIETLNASIATLSENHKKEVDSLNERIKELTAQVAWLNRQLFGRKSEKLPIIDPNYPDLFASMLPENAQQIADAHDEAVEKITKTKEERRQDRKNRIMMEDLPVLEQVILTPDNLDTNLYKKIGQEVTRIVEHKPGQLYIKEIIREKWGLKDNTATAPKGMSGVLIAPMPLLPIYKGIAGASLLAEILLQKYEYHMPYYRQIKQYSHLGMKGLTESTMDGWFKQTMELLRPLYEVLKAEVMKADYVQADETTTPVMNKDTHRAAKEYLWMVRAVIQRLVLFHYDQGSRAGAVIEALANKYDFKGYLQCDGFVGYETAFKTNPDVWLVNCMVHIRRHFEQALDENRPMAEHALTEIQHLYKIENMCDGAGLSPDERKAKRQELARPIMEAMKLWMETEGVKYSESSLIGKAITYAYTRWDNMMRYLEDGRLLLDNNLAENEIRPITLGRKNYLFCGNHEAAQNMAVVCSLLATCRNHDVNPRDYLNDIISQMPYCAKAKPEELIELLPHKWKMKHPEAIMTKKA, from the coding sequence ATGGAAGAAAGAGAAGAGATGTATATGAAAACGATAGAGACGCTCAACGCCTCTATCGCCACATTGTCCGAGAACCATAAGAAGGAGGTGGATTCCCTTAACGAGCGCATCAAGGAACTGACAGCCCAAGTGGCATGGCTTAACCGCCAGCTCTTCGGGCGCAAGTCCGAAAAGCTCCCCATCATCGATCCCAACTACCCGGACCTCTTTGCTAGTATGCTGCCTGAAAATGCACAGCAGATAGCAGATGCCCATGACGAGGCTGTGGAGAAGATCACGAAGACCAAGGAGGAGCGCCGTCAGGACAGGAAGAACCGTATCATGATGGAGGATCTTCCTGTACTGGAACAGGTAATACTCACACCGGATAATCTCGACACGAATCTCTATAAGAAGATTGGCCAGGAGGTGACACGTATCGTGGAGCACAAACCTGGCCAGCTGTATATCAAGGAGATCATCCGCGAGAAGTGGGGTCTGAAGGATAATACCGCTACTGCGCCAAAAGGAATGAGTGGAGTGCTGATAGCCCCAATGCCCCTTCTGCCTATCTACAAGGGCATAGCCGGTGCCAGCCTGCTGGCAGAGATCCTGCTTCAGAAATATGAGTACCACATGCCTTACTACCGTCAGATTAAACAGTACAGTCATCTTGGCATGAAGGGTCTTACGGAAAGTACTATGGACGGTTGGTTCAAGCAGACGATGGAATTGCTCAGGCCACTTTATGAAGTGCTCAAGGCAGAGGTGATGAAAGCCGACTATGTACAGGCAGATGAGACCACCACGCCAGTGATGAACAAGGATACCCACAGGGCAGCGAAGGAATATCTCTGGATGGTGAGGGCTGTAATCCAGCGGCTGGTGCTCTTCCATTACGACCAGGGCTCCAGGGCAGGAGCAGTGATAGAAGCACTGGCAAACAAATACGATTTTAAGGGATATCTACAATGTGACGGTTTTGTGGGCTATGAGACGGCCTTCAAGACAAATCCTGACGTGTGGCTGGTTAACTGCATGGTACATATCCGTCGCCATTTTGAGCAGGCACTCGATGAGAACCGCCCGATGGCAGAACATGCCCTTACGGAGATACAACATCTCTACAAAATAGAAAACATGTGCGATGGTGCAGGACTGTCACCCGATGAGCGCAAGGCCAAGCGTCAGGAACTCGCCCGTCCCATTATGGAAGCCATGAAACTGTGGATGGAGACCGAGGGGGTGAAGTACAGCGAGAGTTCACTGATAGGCAAGGCCATCACCTATGCCTATACCCGCTGGGACAATATGATGCGCTATCTGGAGGACGGAAGACTCCTGCTTGACAACAATCTTGCGGAGAATGAGATACGTCCCATCACGCTGGGCAGGAAGAACTATCTCTTCTGTGGAAATCACGAGGCTGCACAGAATATGGCTGTCGTCTGCTCACTACTGGCAACATGCAGGAACCATGATGTCAATCCGAGGGATTACCTCAATGACATTATCAGCCAGATGCCATATTGTGCGAAGGCAAAACCAGAGGAACTGATAGAATTACTGCCGCATAAGTGGAAAATGAAGCATCCAGAAGCCATTATGACAAAGAAAGCATGA
- the tnpA gene encoding IS66 family insertion sequence element accessory protein TnpA, which produces MTKEEFEVLQLDLQQSGKPLMSYLKESGINYSTYTYWRRKADSEKKPQLPIAPISFSQHADPVFSGSVPTGATLLFPNGLRAHFGSGTEDVLRDLLDKSLVNHVLP; this is translated from the coding sequence ATGACTAAGGAAGAATTTGAAGTGCTGCAGTTAGACCTACAGCAGAGTGGTAAGCCACTGATGAGTTACTTGAAAGAGTCTGGTATCAATTACTCTACCTATACCTACTGGCGCAGGAAAGCTGATTCAGAGAAGAAGCCGCAGCTACCAATAGCTCCTATCAGTTTCTCCCAACATGCCGACCCTGTATTTTCCGGTTCTGTGCCCACTGGTGCCACTCTCTTGTTTCCCAATGGTCTTCGTGCCCACTTCGGCAGTGGCACGGAGGATGTGCTACGCGATCTGTTGGACAAAAGCCTTGTGAACCATGTTCTGCCTTAA